cactccagcctggtgacagcaagactccgtctaaaaaaaaaaaaaaagtccaaccaAATAGAAAATAGATGGATTCTCATCAGCACTGCATTCAGCCCAGCAGGACAGGACACACTGGCTTCCGGGAGCTGTGCTGTACATGAGGGTGAAGATGAGAGACAAGGAGGCTCTCGCATAGGAGAACAGCTTTGACCCCGGGCATCCCGAGGGTGGCCAGGCCATACCTTCAAAACTGCTCCCTGGATGTGCCTTCTCCAAGCCAAGCTCCCACCCGCAGTCTTCCTGGGTGACTGCTCACCAGGAGCAGAGACCGGTGCAGGCTGCCTCAGGCGAAAAGGGCAGGACCCTCATGGAACCCCGAGCAGGGCACAGCCTGGCCTGGGAGGCCTGCATGCCCTCAGGATCAGCTCCATGTGTCCCCTCACCTTGGCATGCCCAACCCCAGGTAGCCTGACCCCTGGCTTAGTACTCAGCTTCAGGCTGTAACTGGGCCCCAGGGCCACTCCCAAAGATGGTGAGCCTGAGAATGTGGGTTTCCCTGGTCAGACATGCTGAGGGCCCCCGGGCATGGGCACGGAGCTCAGAGGCCACAAGCTCCCGTGACCAGCAGACCAGGTACAgagtcctgacctcaggcagaGGGTACCCGCCTTTCCTCAGCCCTCCTCAGTGCAGACACATGAAGGCTCAGACTGAGTGGCCCTATATCCCCAGCCCCTCACGGAGCTATCCTGAGGCGCCCCTGTGCGTCCAGCCTACTCCCAGCTTCCTCCTTCGTCTTCCTCCTGACCATTCCTTGGTGCCTGTTTAGCTCCCCTCCACCCACCTGTCCTAGTAGACCTCAGAGACCTCATCACACATGCCACAAACACTGTATGGGGAGGGTCTGTTCTGTGTCAGGTGCTGGGAGGCAGAAGTAACCAGGACAGGGTCCCTGCCTTAAAGAGATTTGCTCTGTGTTGGAAGAGACAAAGCAGGACCACAGTAGCAAGCCCAGAGCAAACAAAAGCAGAGCTATTTTCACAGAGCaagcggggcacggtggctcacgcctgcactcccagcacttcaggaggctcaggcgggaggattgcttgagcctagaagttcaaggctgcagtgagctgtgattgcaccgctgcgctccagcctgggtaacggaccgagaccccgtctctcaaaaacaaaatggcaGATGCTTTCATCCAGGGCCTGGCTCCTCACTGTCTGGGGGCTCAGGGCACATCTTGGAAGAAGCCTTATTATAGCCTAAATTCAACTCAGTGGAGAAATTGGGCAGATGGGATGAGGAGGGGACAGTGTGCAGAGGCCCTCCCAGCAGGCTTCAGACAGCCCAGGAGACACTGCAGGGTCCACTGGGAATGGGGGCCCTGGGAGGTCCCTAGAGGGAAAGTGGTCCACGTGTGCATGGACCTGCTGGACTGGGCTCCCAGGCTCACCTGCCCTACCTGCCGCCTCTGTCAGTGCACACCTGTCTTCCAGGTCATTCAGCGCCTGCTTAGTGTCATGCTCTCCCCCACTGTCCACTCCTGGGGGTGCAGGGCTTGTCCGGCTGGGCACTCACTGGGCACTGCAGGTGGGGCACAGGCCCTGGCAGGGGGAGGCTGGATGAAGACTGCTGAGCAGGATGGGGAGAGGGTCTGACAGCAGGCTGCCATCATGGAGCAGGTGTGCTTCCGGGCCTGCATCTGAGCAAAAGCTCGGGGAGCAGCATGTCCGGGGCCCTCTGGCTTGGCAGGTGGTGATGGAGATGGAGGACCAGCCAGGCGGGGCCCTGTGACCGTCCCGGGTGAGGGGCCTCTGGATCCCTGAAGCACTACCCTTCTGATGTCTGATGCTGTGAACTGATGTCCGGGTGTGTAGGGGCAGGGGGGCCCAactgcagtctgggcaagagGTGGTAGGGTGGCTGTGAGGACCAGGGGTATGAGAAAGGGGTCAGGAAGCCCACTCCGTTGTGCTGGCCTCTTACTGAGAGGGACCTGGGGAGGTGGGAGTAGAGAAGCCTCCGGCTGCCAGGGGAGTTGCCTGGGGCCTGGTGCCTGGAGGTCAGAGAGAGGGGCGGGTCAGCaaggagctgggcacagtagccAGAGAAGATGGTGTGGGGAGGACGCAGCCCGCTGTTGGAGCAGGGAGCCGGGGGCGAGCCAGCACCATGGCACTGATCTGCACCCCAGAGACAGATGCTGCAGCTGCTGGGACGGTCCCAGTCCAGCGGATGCCATCAAGGGGTGTTGCCTCCTTGGGCAGATGGCGTCACCAGGCGCTCTGTCTTCCTCTGCAGCTGGTGTATCCAAATGACTTCCGGCTCACAGACAAGGAGGTGAGTCCTGGCCCTCTTGGGAGTGGACGGGACCCAGGAGTGGGTCGGCCCTCACCGGGTTTTGTATGTTTCAGAAAAGCAGCATCTGCTACCTGTCTTTTCCCGACTCACACTCAGGTAGGTGACCCCATCTTTACTGGGGCTGGACATGAAGCCAGCTGGGCATCCCTGTAGCCCAGGCCAGGGGCATCACGGCTGCCTAGGCTGCCCATGGTGCAGAGTGCCACAGGGGGTGGGCAGCACCAGCCCCATGCCCACTCAGTGGAGGCACCCAGATCTCCGCGTTGCAGCAGGTCAGGCAGGTCCCCAGATGCACGTGGAAAGGGTGTCTGTCTGCAGAGAGACCAACAGTCTCCTACACCCCACAGAGCGGCCACCAGGAGCTGGGcctccctcctgctcctgccccGGGGCATAGACGTCTGGGTAACCATTTTCTAGTGCCTGGTTTCTGTCTCAAGCATGTTGAGCCAATCTCCCGGATAGGTTGGAGGTGCTTTTCTGTGCGAGCATATTCTCAGACCTGTAGGTGCAGGGTGTGCAGGAGTCAGAATAGGAGCCACTGGGAAACACAGGCCCCTACAGCTGGGCATTCTttctggggctttttttttttaatttttgagacggagtctgactctgtcacccagactagagtgtagtggcgcagtctcagctcactgcaacctccacctcccgtgttcaagtgattctcccgcctcagcctcccaagtagctggaattacaggcgtgtgctgccgtgcctggctgatttgtgtcttttcagtaaagacggggtctcactgtgttggccaggctggtttctggCTAATAGCAGAGGCCAGGCTCGCAGGGCCCTTGGTCCCCAGTCCCCAGCTCCCGGCCCTGACGTGTGGTGGGCTGCCCCCTTCTCAGGCTGCCTTGGAGACACTCAGTTCAGCTTCCGCATGCGCCAGTGTGGAGGGCAGAGGAGCCCCTGGCATGCCGACGATAGGCACTACAACAGCAGGGCGCCCTTGGCACTACAGGTGAGCACTGGGCTGCGTCTCTGGCCTGCTTCTCTTCCCCTGCTCCCCACGGGTCCTGCCAGGCTCAGGCTGGTGGGAGAAGCCCTTTTGGAGTGCCTGGGCACTGTTTGGCAGGAGAGGAGCTGGCCATGCCCCGCTGACCCTGCAGTCCCAGGCACCAGCCCCAACTGAGGATGGGCCAGCTCTTCCGGGGTCTCCTCAGGGTCCCTGGGGCTTTCCCTTGGCACCACACTTCCATCACTGGGCATCTGCATAGTTGAACAGGGGCCCACGTGAACCTCCCAGGGCCCCCAGCACCCTGAACCCCTCTCCCCTATACCAGCAGACTCCCTGCTGTATCAGCAGGGCTGTTACCCACCTTCTGAGCCCAGGACCTCCTGGCCTCTGCCTTGGTGGCCAGAGGGCAGGGACAGAAGCTCCAGGAGCCTCCTGCTTCTCCAGGCTCCCATCTGCTGCAGTCCCTGCATGCTGCTTGCCACTCCCAGCCGTGGGGCTGGCCAGGTGGTCTGGGTGGGGCACGGCCTGGCTAACCCTTGCTCCTTCCAGAGGGAGCCAGCGCACTACTTCGGCTACGTGTACTTCAGGCAGGTGAAGGACAGCTCTGTGAAGAGGGGCTACTTCCAGAAGGTACGCTGCCTGGCCACTCGGGGCTGGCGCCTCAGAGAGGCAGGAGCTGGCAGGCAACAGGAGGGACTGTGGGGCGGGCAAGGGGTCCTGAGCCTCCAGCAGTGCCCACCCCTCCTGCAGCCCCACCTGGGCTGTGTCCAGCTCTCCTTGCAGCCCCCCCCTGCCCTGTCCTTGCCTGGCGTGGCACCCAAGGCCCTTATGTCCCGGTCCAGGACATTTCTGCCCCGCACTGATGGCTGGAGGGTCATGTCAGGGTCAAGACAACCCAGCCTGGAAGCCATAGGCCGAGAGTAAAAGCTGCTCAGCCCCTGGGGAGATCATTCCAGAGATTCTGGCCACCATGCATTTCCCTCCAAAGGCCCTAGGGTCCAGCTGCCCCGGCCGCCACCCAGGGAGTTCAGTGTTGGGTTTTCTCCTGTCTGATAATTCTGGGGTCTGAGTCAGGCCATTCCCGGGGCAGCTGTCCTGCGGAGTTGGTGGGCCAGCTCCAGGTGAGCGTGGCTTCAGGGGTCCCCATGggctcctgagtggctggggtgAGTGAGGCCTGGAGCTGGGGGCCTCTAACTGGCCCCGTGGCCCCGCAGTCTTTGGTGCTGGTGTCCCGCCTGCCCTTTGTCCGGCTGTTCCAGGCTCTGCTAAGCCTCATCGCCCCTGAGTATTTTGACAAGTTGGCGCCCTGCCTGGAAGCAGGTGAGTGGCCATCAGGCATGGCCATCGCGGTCTTATCATCCCAGCTGTGGCCCCTGGTGGGCCTGACAGCAGCTTCTCCTTGGGGAGGGTCCTGACGCCGGCTACTGCATCCGCAGTGTGCAGTGAGATCGACCAGTGGCCGGCGCCTGCACCTGGGCAGACTCTGAACCTACCTGTCATGGGCGTTGTTGTCCAGGTGAGAGTCAGCTGGCTGGGGAGCAGGCTCTGCAGGTGTGTGGGGAGGCCTTACTCCCTCTGGCAGCTgctccctccttctcccaggtgcGCATCCCATCCAGGGTGGACAAGTCCGAGTCCAGTCCTCCGAAGCAGTGTGATCAAGAGGTGGGAACTGAGGTGGAGGCGGAGCTGAGAGGGCTTCACCCAATTGAGTCCTGCTCCTGGGCTGGGTAGTCCCACACCTGCCTCCCTGGTCCACCCTGCGGGGTGGTCAAACCCAGGCAAAGCCACAGGCTGTGCCTTGGTGTAGGGCTGGGCGCTCTCCACCCTCCCCTGCGCTGTGAGGCAGGGCCTGCTTGGGGCCCAAGGGGTGCCAGCACCCCCTTGGCCTTGACCTACACTCCCCTCCTCTCAGAACCTGCTGCCAGCCCCAATGGTTCTTGCTAGTGTCCATGAGCTGGACCTGTTCAGGTGAGTCCCCTAGGGTTCTGCACGCTGCTTTGGGGGAGCTCActgtgtgcacgtgcatgtacgtgtgtgtgcgtgtgtgtctgagtgcgtgtgtgcacgtgtgtgtgtgtgtgtgtatggccaGTGCCATGTGGGGACTGCCCAAGGGAGGCAGCGCTCATCCTGAGTAATCCTTGGGACAGTtctggaaggaagaagggagaattGTGTAGAAGAGGAAGCAAGTGCCACATGGCTGCAGCCAGCGGAAATGGGCACAGTGGGCAGGAGGTCCTGAAAGACAGTGTCAGGAGAGGCTGTCAGGAGAGGCTGCCTGAGTCTGCCTTCACTGCCTCTGGGCGAgtctgcaagggaggctgggctttgagaccatcctgctcTGTGGAGGGCCCAACAGGAGCCAGGGCTGCACTTGGGATGGGCCCAGGGTGACCAGAGGGGTCTGGGCGGGTACTCCCCCCGGCCCTGGGGCCACTTTAGGACGGCTGGTCCCTCACAGGTGGGTCCAGGTTGAGTCCCCCAttcccaggcccaggcccagcacAGGTGGACTGTCGGAGCTCAGGGTGGCCATGATAACCCGAGACACTCACATCTTCGACAGATCTGTCTTCACCTGGCGCAGCGTGCCGTGTTCACCAGCGCCTGGGTGAACACGTGGGAGAGTAGAGCCAGGGCCAGGAGTCTCAGCCCCTGCCCGGCCTCCCCGACCTTCCTGCCCGACCTCCCCGACCTTCCTGCCCGGCCCCAGGTGCTTCCGGCCTGTGCTGACTCACGTGCAGACACTGTGGGAGCTTGTGCTCCTCGGGGAGCCCCTGCTGGTCCTGGCACCCTCGCCCGATGTGTCCTCAGAGATGGTGCTGGCCTTGACCAGGTACCACCTTGGCTCGGTCCCGGCTGGGGTCGCTGGACCATCGCAGCTGCGCCTGGGCCGCCCCTGCCTCACCTGCTTCCTGTGCTCCTGCCCACAGCTGCCTGCAGCCCCTCAGGTTCTGCTGCGACTTCCGTCCCTACTTCACCATCCATGACAGCGAGTTCAAGGAGTTCACTACACGCACACAGGCCCCGTAAGTGCCACCTCCGCCCCGCCTCTCTCGTCCTCGCTGCACCTCCCTGGACCTCTGTgtctgcctcttctctctctctctctctgtctagaCCAAACGTGGTCCTGGGAGTCACAAACCCTTTCTTTATCAAAACACTCCAGCATTGGCCCCACATCCTCCGAGTCGGGGAGCCCAAGATGTCAGGTCAGGCTCCCAGGGAGGTGCAGGGGGTGATGCTCAGAAGCCTTATTGAGTGTGGGGCTGCCTCAGAGCCCATGGCCAGAGCTGCGGGCACTGAGGCCTGGCCACCGGGCATGTCTCGTAGGAGACCTTCCTAAGCAAGTCAAGCTGAAAAAGCCTTCAAGGTTGAAGACCCTGGACACTAAGCCAGGTCTGTGCTTCCCTTGACCTGGAGCCCCTCCACAGTGGAGGGGCCTGTCTTGTACCTGGTGGGTCTCCCAGGTGGGGCAGCGCGGCACCCCGACCCCTGCTTCTCTCCCAGGACTCAGCAGCAGAGCTCAGACCCTCAGAACCTCAGACCTTCGGACCCTCAGACCCTCGGGGAGGGGGCACCCTCTTGTCTTCTTCGGTGGGTCCCTGtgtctggggtggggtgggtgagaTTTTCAGGTGCGGCCAAGGGCATGGGGCTGCAGGCAGATGAGACCCCCACCCTGGCTCCTCTGTGGGGCTGCAGGAGTGTGGGAGGGAGGCCCTTGAAGGGCGGGGCGCCAGCTGTGCCCTCCCGCCAGGCCTCTACACCGCGTACACAGCCCACCTCCACCGCGACAAGGCGCTGCTTAAACGGCTGCTCAAGGTATGGGCTGTGGCGGGAGGGGGCTGGGGACGCAGGGAGTCTGGGGTGGTGTGAGGTGCAGCAAGGGCCTGGCCCCCCTTCCCTGCAGGGCGTGCAGAAGAAGCGGCCGTCAGATGTACAGAGTGCCCTGCTGCGGCGGCACCTCCTGGAGCTCACCCAGAGCTTCATCATCCCTCTGGTGAGGCACGGGGCTGGGGGGAAGGGGCTGGAGGGGAACGGAGCTGGGGGGGATGGGACGGGGGAGGGCGGGACTGGGGGGCACGGGGCTGGGGGGAAGGGGCTGGAGGGGAACGGAGCTGGGGGGGATGGGACGGGGGAGGGCGGGACTGGGGGGCACGGGGCTGGGGGGATGGGTCCCCAGACtcactcccctcccttccccacccaggAGCACTACATGGCCAGCCTCATGCCCCTGCAGAAGAGCATCACACCCTGGAAGGTGGGGTCCTGTGGGGATTTTGTGGGGTCCATGGAGGGCGGGTTCCCTTCCTCCCCCGGAGAAGGGAAGGTCTGGAGCAGGAGGCCGTGGCTGTGTAGGAGACACAGGGGTCAAGGCCATCATGTTTGTGAAACTGAGGGCCACAGGGCAGGTGGCTGGCAGGACCCTTGGAGGGGCTCAGGGCCTGCGCCCTGGGAAGGGCTATCCTGGGATCTGTGCCAggcagggtgggggctgggggtatTCAGAAGTGGTGAGGAGCATATCTGGGCAGTGTACCAGGTGCAGGCCATGAGGCCGGGTTCCCACGTGCTGGCTCACCCACCCCCAATCAGACTCCCCCCCAGATCCGGCCCTTCAGCCAGGATGACTTCCTGCGTAGCCTGGAGCATGCCGGGCCCCAGCTCACCTGCATCCTCAAGGGCGACTGGCTGGGTCTCTACAGGTGGGTGGACTGCGgatgcagcctcagccttccttgGTCCCCAGGGTCAGCCTCGTGGCCCCGCCTGTCAGTCCCCAGGGTCAGCCCCGCGGCCCTGCCTGTCAATCCCCAATCCCCAGGGTCAGCCCCACGGCCCCGCCTGTCAGTCCCCAGGGTCAGCCCCGCGGCCCCGCCTGTCAGTCCCCAGGGTCAGCCCCGCGGCCCCGCCTGTCAATCCCCACAGGCGGTTTTTCAAGTCCCCCCATTTTGACGGCTGGTACCGGCAGCGGCACAAGGAGATGGCCCTGAAGTTGGAGGCCCTGCA
This window of the Rhinopithecus roxellana isolate Shanxi Qingling chromosome 13, ASM756505v1, whole genome shotgun sequence genome carries:
- the DENND6B gene encoding protein DENND6B isoform X1, whose amino-acid sequence is MDALSGTGPPRARGCLGAAGPRSSGRAARTPAAPWARFSAWLECVCVVTFDLELGQALELVYPNDFRLTDKEKSSICYLSFPDSHSGCLGDTQFSFRMRQCGGQRSPWHADDRHYNSRAPLALQREPAHYFGYVYFRQVKDSSVKRGYFQKSLVLVSRLPFVRLFQALLSLIAPEYFDKLAPCLEAVCSEIDQWPAPAPGQTLNLPVMGVVVQVRIPSRVDKSESSPPKQCDQENLLPAPMVLASVHELDLFRCFRPVLTHVQTLWELVLLGEPLLVLAPSPDVSSEMVLALTSCLQPLRFCCDFRPYFTIHDSEFKEFTTRTQAPPNVVLGVTNPFFIKTLQHWPHILRVGEPKMSGDLPKQVKLKKPSRLKTLDTKPGLSSRAQTLRTSDLRTLRPSGRGHPLVFFGLYTAYTAHLHRDKALLKRLLKGVQKKRPSDVQSALLRRHLLELTQSFIIPLEHYMASLMPLQKSITPWKTPPQIRPFSQDDFLRSLEHAGPQLTCILKGDWLGLYRRFFKSPHFDGWYRQRHKEMALKLEALHLEAICEANIETWMKDKSEVEIVDLVLKLREKLVRAQGHQLPVKEATLQRAQLYIETVIGSLPKDLQAVLCPP
- the DENND6B gene encoding protein DENND6B isoform X2, with amino-acid sequence MDALSGTGPPRARGCLGAAGPRSSGRAARTPAAPWARFSAWLECVCVVTFDLELGQALELVYPNDFRLTDKEKSSICYLSFPDSHSGCLGDTQFSFRMRQCGGQRSPWHADDRHYNSRAPLALQREPAHYFGYVYFRQVKDSSVKRGYFQKSLVLVSRLPFVRLFQALLSLIAPEYFDKLAPCLEAVCSEIDQWPAPAPGQTLNLPVMGVVVQVRIPSRVDKSESSPPKQCDQENLLPAPMVLASVHELDLFRCFRPVLTHVQTLWELVLLGEPLLVLAPSPDVSSEMVLALTSCLQPLRFCCDFRPYFTIHDSEFKEFTTRTQAPPNVVLGVTNPFFIKTLQHWPHILRVGEPKMSGDLPKQVKLKKPSRLKTLDTKPGLSSRAQTLRTSDLRTLRPSGRGHPLVFFGLYTAYTAHLHRDKALLKRLLKGVQKKRPSDVQSALLRRHLLELTQSFIIPLEHYMASLMPLQKSITPWKIRPFSQDDFLRSLEHAGPQLTCILKGDWLGLYRRFFKSPHFDGWYRQRHKEMALKLEALHLEAICEANIETWMKDKSEVEIVDLVLKLREKLVRAQGHQLPVKEATLQRAQLYIETVIGSLPKDLQAVLCPP
- the DENND6B gene encoding protein DENND6B isoform X3; its protein translation is MDALSGTGPPRARGCLGAAGPRSSGRAARTPAAPWARFSAWLECVCVVTFDLELGQALELVYPNDFRLTDKEKSSICYLSFPDSHSGCLGDTQFSFRMRQCGGQRSPWHADDRHYNSRAPLALQREPAHYFGYVYFRQVKDSSVKRGYFQKSLVLVSRLPFVRLFQALLSLIAPEYFDKLAPCLEAVCSEIDQWPAPAPGQTLNLPVMGVVVQVRIPSRVDKSESSPPKQCDQENLLPAPMVLASVHELDLFRCFRPVLTHVQTLWELVLLGEPLLVLAPSPDVSSEMVLALTSCLQPLRFCCDFRPYFTIHDSEFKEFTTRTQAPPNVVLGVTNPFFIKTLQHWPHILRVGEPKMSGDLPKQVKLKKPSRLKTLDTKPGLYTAYTAHLHRDKALLKRLLKGVQKKRPSDVQSALLRRHLLELTQSFIIPLEHYMASLMPLQKSITPWKTPPQIRPFSQDDFLRSLEHAGPQLTCILKGDWLGLYRRFFKSPHFDGWYRQRHKEMALKLEALHLEAICEANIETWMKDKSEVEIVDLVLKLREKLVRAQGHQLPVKEATLQRAQLYIETVIGSLPKDLQAVLCPP
- the DENND6B gene encoding protein DENND6B isoform X4 yields the protein MDALSGTGPPRARGCLGAAGPRSSGRAARTPAAPWARFSAWLECVCVVTFDLELGQALELVYPNDFRLTDKEKSSICYLSFPDSHSGCLGDTQFSFRMRQCGGQRSPWHADDRHYNSRAPLALQREPAHYFGYVYFRQVKDSSVKRGYFQKSLVLVSRLPFVRLFQALLSLIAPEYFDKLAPCLEAVCSEIDQWPAPAPGQTLNLPVMGVVVQVRIPSRVDKSESSPPKQCDQENLLPAPMVLASVHELDLFSCLQPLRFCCDFRPYFTIHDSEFKEFTTRTQAPPNVVLGVTNPFFIKTLQHWPHILRVGEPKMSGDLPKQVKLKKPSRLKTLDTKPGLSSRAQTLRTSDLRTLRPSGRGHPLVFFGLYTAYTAHLHRDKALLKRLLKGVQKKRPSDVQSALLRRHLLELTQSFIIPLEHYMASLMPLQKSITPWKTPPQIRPFSQDDFLRSLEHAGPQLTCILKGDWLGLYRRFFKSPHFDGWYRQRHKEMALKLEALHLEAICEANIETWMKDKSEVEIVDLVLKLREKLVRAQGHQLPVKEATLQRAQLYIETVIGSLPKDLQAVLCPP
- the DENND6B gene encoding protein DENND6B isoform X5, with protein sequence MDALSGTGPPRARGCLGAAGPRSSGRAARTPAAPWARFSAWLECVCVVTFDLELGQALELVYPNDFRLTDKEKSSICYLSFPDSHSGCLGDTQFSFRMRQCGGQRSPWHADDRHYNSRAPLALQREPAHYFGYVYFRQVKDSSVKRGYFQKSLVLVSRLPFVRLFQALLSLIAPEYFDKLAPCLEAVCSEIDQWPAPAPGQTLNLPVMGVVVQVRIPSRVDKSESSPPKQCDQENLLPAPMVLASVHELDLFRCFRPVLTHVQTLWELVLLGEPLLVLAPSPDVSSEMVLALTSCLQPLRFCCDFRPYFTIHDSEFKEFTTRTQAPPNVVLGVTNPFFIKTLQHWPHILRVGEPKMSGDLPKQVKLKKPSRLKTLDTKPGLSSRAQTLRTSDLRTLRPSGRGHPLVFFGLYTAYTAHLHRDKALLKRLLKGVQKKRPSDVQSALLRRHLLELTQSFIIPLEHYMASLMPLQKSITPWKTPPQIRPFSQDDFLRSLEHAGPQLTCILKGDWLGLYRRFFKSPHFDGWYRQRHKEMALKLEALHLEAI
- the DENND6B gene encoding protein DENND6B isoform X6, which codes for MDALSGTGPPRARGCLGAAGPRSSGRAARTPAAPWARFSAWLECVCVVTFDLELGQALELVYPNDFRLTDKEKSSICYLSFPDSHSGCLGDTQFSFRMRQCGGQRSPWHADDRHYNSRAPLALQREPAHYFGYVYFRQVKDSSVKRGYFQKSLVLVSRLPFVRLFQALLSLIAPEYFDKLAPCLEAVCSEIDQWPAPAPGQTLNLPVMGVVVQVRIPSRVDKSESSPPKQCDQENLLPAPMVLASVHELDLFRCFRPVLTHVQTLWELVLLGEPLLVLAPSPDVSSEMVLALTSCLQPLRFCCDFRPYFTIHDSEFKEFTTRTQAPPNVVLGVTNPFFIKTLQHWPHILRVGEPKMSGDLPKQVKLKKPSRLKTLDTKPGLSSRAQTLRTSDLRTLRPSGRGHPLVFFGLYTAYTAHLHRDKALLKRLLKGVQKKRPSDVQSALLRRHLLELTQSFIIPLEHYMASLMPLQKSITPWKCTRCRP